A stretch of Candidatus Neomarinimicrobiota bacterium DNA encodes these proteins:
- a CDS encoding PAS domain S-box protein, producing the protein MVYKEILLNITLLVTVSLIYGYVLRYLNVSRKRNQILSGIIFGLIAMLVMTVPVRQATGVIYDSRTIVISIAGLFSGGLSVLIASLIASAYRLWIGGIGTLPGICSIAGAALLGFAAYRLWQDQEYYRNPVLLYGFGLVVTLVMLVCQLLLPFDMALEILGDIWSPVLLFYPLGTVLLGILIADHEHRMRTHRSIRENEKRYRSLFENNHVATWLLDPETGDIVDANQAAANFYGWSRDQLRTMNVAEDINVQAPEAVKNHIRQSWQREDHYYEFQHQIADGSLVDVAIYTGFINLGGKDLLFSHIFDITESKGVQQELRESEEKFRVAFQTSPDAVNLNRLSDGFYIDINEGFTRSTGYTREDTLGKTSLELNIWNNPSDRERLVAGLQQNGVVNNLEAEFVTKDGDVRIGLMSARIMELHGESVIMSVTRDITERKRAERALRKSEERYTRIANTIPGVLYDYKRWPDGRTKFLYISPQCEEIFEYPAVEIMEDANILWNMVHPKDIGRLQEEDRLANETGQMFQSEVRIRPPSGKEKWIQLTSRPSPHKPDTPEIWSGVILDITDQKVAEEAVRESERRYSALMETAPDLIISIDMEGRINYVNSQVEAVLGYKASMVIGKQITDFMQPEDAAITREGLQSRLDGDTAIKSYELSVFNKDGESNPFEIRTVPIIKEGDPREIMIIARDIRDREKLEAQLRQAQKMDAIGRLAGGIAHDFNNKLTVILGQVEFALTHVNQADSLYQKLIMIKQSAKDSADLTRQLLAFARKQNTIPKMLDLNETVSGMLSMLHRIIGEDIDLGWYPGANLWPVHLDPGQIDQILANLLVNARDAIEGIGKVTIETQNASFTPEYCEEAPGFSPGDYVMLAVSDTGHGMGKATVKQIFEPFFTTKPQGKGTGLGLSTVYGIIKQNDGFINVYSEPGEGTTFKIYFTRYEGKQEVESEQKPEGSVQRGNETILLVEDDPAILKLGTVMLNELGYEVIPANSGEEALLKARDFQSRIHLLLTDVIMPEMNGRDLADQLQSSYPAMKILFMSGYTADIIAHKGVMEEGVHFLQKPFMHDTLAQKVREILDG; encoded by the coding sequence TTGATTGCCAGTCTCATCGCCTCCGCCTATCGATTGTGGATCGGCGGGATCGGCACCCTCCCCGGTATTTGTTCGATTGCCGGGGCAGCCCTGCTTGGATTCGCCGCTTATCGACTGTGGCAGGATCAGGAGTATTACCGAAATCCTGTTTTATTATATGGCTTTGGTCTGGTGGTCACGCTGGTAATGCTGGTTTGCCAGCTGCTTTTACCCTTTGATATGGCTTTGGAAATCCTCGGAGATATATGGTCTCCCGTCCTGCTGTTTTACCCGCTTGGCACCGTTCTGCTGGGAATACTGATCGCAGACCATGAGCACAGAATGCGAACTCATCGGTCCATTAGGGAAAATGAAAAGCGTTATCGCAGTTTGTTCGAAAATAATCATGTGGCGACCTGGTTGCTGGATCCGGAGACGGGTGATATTGTTGACGCTAACCAGGCGGCAGCAAATTTTTACGGATGGTCCCGGGACCAGCTCCGAACCATGAACGTTGCGGAGGACATCAATGTGCAGGCCCCGGAGGCAGTAAAAAATCATATACGCCAATCATGGCAACGCGAGGATCACTATTACGAATTTCAGCATCAGATAGCTGACGGTTCATTAGTTGACGTGGCGATTTACACCGGATTCATTAATCTGGGCGGGAAAGATCTCTTGTTTTCACACATCTTTGATATTACCGAAAGTAAAGGGGTGCAACAGGAACTCCGGGAAAGCGAAGAGAAGTTCCGGGTGGCCTTTCAAACAAGTCCGGATGCGGTGAATCTTAACCGGTTGTCCGATGGTTTTTATATCGACATCAATGAAGGGTTTACCAGAAGCACCGGGTATACCAGAGAAGATACCCTGGGAAAGACCTCCCTGGAATTAAATATATGGAACAATCCCAGTGACAGGGAGCGGTTGGTTGCCGGATTGCAACAGAATGGAGTGGTTAACAATCTGGAAGCCGAATTTGTAACCAAAGATGGCGATGTCCGGATCGGGTTAATGTCTGCGCGGATTATGGAACTCCATGGTGAATCAGTAATTATGTCCGTGACCCGGGATATCACCGAACGAAAACGGGCAGAGCGCGCACTCCGAAAAAGTGAAGAACGGTACACCCGTATCGCTAACACCATCCCCGGTGTCCTGTACGATTATAAACGCTGGCCCGATGGCCGCACTAAATTTTTGTATATCAGCCCACAGTGTGAAGAGATCTTTGAATATCCGGCAGTGGAGATAATGGAAGACGCGAACATTCTCTGGAATATGGTGCACCCGAAAGATATTGGACGGTTGCAGGAAGAGGATCGACTGGCCAATGAAACGGGCCAGATGTTCCAGTCGGAAGTCCGGATCCGGCCGCCGTCCGGGAAAGAAAAGTGGATTCAGCTGACTTCGCGTCCCAGTCCGCATAAGCCTGACACGCCGGAAATATGGAGCGGGGTTATCCTTGATATTACCGACCAGAAGGTCGCTGAAGAAGCGGTACGGGAGAGCGAACGCCGGTACAGCGCGTTGATGGAAACGGCACCAGACTTGATTATTTCCATCGACATGGAGGGGCGCATCAATTACGTAAATTCTCAGGTAGAGGCTGTGCTGGGGTATAAAGCTTCTATGGTAATCGGAAAGCAAATTACAGATTTTATGCAGCCGGAAGACGCGGCTATTACCCGGGAAGGTCTTCAAAGCAGACTCGATGGCGATACAGCTATCAAATCCTACGAGTTGTCGGTGTTCAATAAGGACGGAGAATCCAATCCGTTTGAAATCAGAACTGTACCGATTATCAAAGAAGGAGACCCCAGGGAAATAATGATTATCGCCCGGGATATTCGGGATCGGGAAAAGCTGGAGGCCCAGCTGCGGCAGGCGCAAAAGATGGATGCTATCGGCCGGCTTGCCGGAGGAATTGCCCACGATTTTAATAATAAACTGACCGTGATCCTCGGCCAGGTCGAGTTTGCCCTGACCCATGTCAATCAGGCGGACTCGTTGTATCAAAAATTGATCATGATAAAACAATCCGCGAAAGATTCAGCGGATTTAACACGCCAGCTCCTGGCCTTCGCGCGAAAGCAAAATACCATCCCGAAGATGCTGGATCTCAATGAAACGGTGTCCGGAATGCTATCAATGCTCCACCGCATTATCGGCGAAGACATTGACCTGGGATGGTATCCGGGCGCTAATCTCTGGCCGGTCCACCTTGATCCGGGGCAGATTGATCAAATTCTTGCCAATCTGCTTGTGAATGCCAGAGATGCCATCGAAGGGATAGGGAAAGTGACTATAGAGACCCAAAACGCTTCGTTCACTCCGGAGTATTGCGAAGAGGCTCCGGGGTTTTCTCCGGGAGATTACGTCATGTTGGCGGTGAGCGATACCGGTCATGGCATGGGTAAAGCTACGGTTAAACAGATCTTTGAACCGTTTTTTACTACAAAACCCCAGGGAAAAGGGACCGGGTTGGGCCTGTCGACGGTGTACGGTATTATCAAACAGAACGATGGCTTTATTAACGTATACAGCGAACCAGGCGAAGGCACCACCTTTAAAATCTACTTTACCCGCTATGAGGGCAAACAGGAAGTTGAATCGGAGCAAAAACCAGAAGGCTCCGTTCAGCGGGGAAACGAAACCATCCTGTTGGTTGAAGACGATCCTGCAATTTTAAAACTTGGGACAGTTATGCTGAACGAGTTAGGGTATGAGGTGATCCCGGCAAATTCCGGAGAAGAAGCGTTACTGAAAGCCAGGGATTTTCAGAGCAGAATACACCTGTTGCTGACGGATGTTATTATGCCGGAAATGAATGGCCGGGACCTGGCTGACCAGCTACAATCGTCTTATCCGGCAATGAAAATCTTGTTCATGTCCGGATACACCGCCGATATCATAGCCCACAAAGGTGTAATGGAAGAAGGGGTCCACTTTTTACAAAAACCGTTTATGCACGATACACTGGCACAGAAAGTCCGGGAGATCCTGGATGGGTGA
- a CDS encoding PAS domain S-box protein — protein sequence MTIQNRLTFVAGGVIGTVVVLLVIYLFSYQQISKEIQEAETLTDFANELVELNLLTAEYLTYKEPRTYRQWQAQYQDIQAQLEPVDSLLDLHIIRSTFRSLGTTFTMLDSVIRQQNRQSKASTRIQGNNLREQLVSRISSHLRIETQKLITLAITEAQTARQEVQHLHQRNQWILILLSISLIGGLGYSMYRNIRNIIQPLRNLEDKASRIELGDFETQIDIEGPPEITRVGRSLNAMRQRLVDLLRENENKVEALRRAKNRIQAQIENSPLAIIEWDAEFRVAQWTGQAEAFFGWNEAEVLGKNPEEWQFVHEKDAAEVDRIMNKLLSGENARNISTNRNYTKSSDVITCQWYNSAIYDNQGQLLSIYSIVDDITDRKEMESQLRRNLNLFSSLINNVPGGVIVEDDDHMITHVNQQFCNLTGFESPDAVIGRKGGEAFREVDDLFEEPEKFYHGIQERIQKKERVTSEEIRLTDGRILERDYVPISLGDGQNENLWLYRDITERKQAEARLKESEARFRQIAENIEEVFYITDPDKNKMLYISPGYEEVWDRPVDELYEKATAFLLYIHPEDRERVQDRLPLQKTGEFDETYRIIRPDNSIRWVRDQAYPIENEDGEVYRVVGVAQDITDLIETQQALRKSEALFRGIVENMEEGFYRTTPAGEIRMVNPQFAHMLGYDVPDKFEGQFISELDHFREYPRDEFIDTILNHGVVRNFQSTWIHRDGHEITVKENAHAVKNDQGNVLYYEGTVEDITEQKKLEQQLIQSQKVESLGQVAGGIAHDFNNVLATISGAIQMIQVQIDEGDIAHYFDMAFTAMDRGETVTDRLLTFTRSGTPQVEPVALQALLYDIQKMAEYTLPASVDVTVEKYAANDLVLAERTQLQQVLINMCINAAHAMEEQGTVTLGIRDATPEEYQTHKPETDSPYLCIEVTDTGAGMDRKTQERIFEPFFTTKEHGQGTGLGLAVAQKIITNHDGWIDVESAVGKGTTFVIGLPMTEDTVESEVPEQPIMEYTANGEQIYLIEDESPLRALLQETLESVGYTVTTAKNGQEGIERFETLESPVSLLITDLGLPDMSGEQVAATIREDYPDLPLIAITGYVDAEKDRSLKDQGFQAVLKKPFDLQEVLHTIQAVIESETP from the coding sequence ATGACTATTCAAAACCGCCTGACCTTCGTCGCTGGTGGAGTGATTGGTACGGTGGTAGTTCTGTTGGTGATCTATCTGTTCTCTTACCAGCAGATCTCCAAGGAAATTCAGGAAGCTGAAACCCTCACGGACTTTGCCAATGAACTCGTGGAACTGAATCTGCTCACGGCAGAATACCTCACATATAAGGAACCCCGAACCTATCGGCAGTGGCAGGCCCAGTATCAGGATATCCAAGCACAGCTGGAGCCCGTGGACTCCCTGTTAGATCTTCATATTATTCGTTCTACGTTCCGCTCCCTGGGGACGACCTTCACGATGTTGGATAGCGTCATCCGACAGCAAAACAGGCAATCGAAGGCTTCCACCAGGATTCAAGGAAACAATTTACGCGAGCAGTTGGTCTCCCGGATCTCCAGCCATTTACGCATCGAAACGCAGAAACTCATAACATTGGCGATTACCGAAGCGCAAACTGCCCGGCAGGAGGTGCAGCATCTCCATCAACGGAATCAATGGATTCTGATTTTACTCTCTATATCACTGATTGGCGGGTTGGGGTATAGCATGTATCGCAATATCCGCAATATCATCCAACCATTGCGGAATTTAGAGGACAAAGCCTCCAGGATCGAACTCGGGGATTTCGAGACACAGATCGACATAGAGGGGCCTCCGGAAATTACACGGGTTGGACGATCACTCAATGCGATGCGGCAACGTTTAGTGGATCTCCTCCGGGAAAACGAGAACAAGGTCGAGGCACTGCGCAGGGCAAAAAACAGAATACAGGCGCAGATTGAAAACTCTCCGCTCGCGATTATCGAATGGGATGCGGAATTCCGCGTAGCGCAATGGACAGGCCAGGCGGAAGCTTTCTTTGGGTGGAATGAAGCCGAAGTCCTGGGTAAAAACCCGGAAGAGTGGCAATTTGTTCACGAAAAAGATGCTGCGGAAGTCGACCGGATCATGAACAAACTGTTGTCAGGAGAGAACGCACGCAACATTTCAACCAACCGGAACTACACGAAATCGAGTGATGTAATCACCTGTCAGTGGTATAATTCCGCCATCTATGATAATCAGGGACAGCTCCTGTCGATCTATTCCATTGTTGATGATATCACCGATCGGAAAGAGATGGAGAGTCAGTTACGCAGAAACCTGAACCTGTTCTCCAGCCTGATAAATAATGTTCCGGGCGGGGTGATTGTCGAGGATGATGATCACATGATAACGCATGTGAATCAACAGTTTTGTAACCTGACGGGATTTGAAAGTCCGGATGCTGTAATCGGGAGGAAGGGCGGTGAGGCGTTCAGAGAAGTAGATGATCTCTTTGAAGAGCCGGAAAAGTTCTATCACGGAATCCAGGAACGCATACAAAAGAAAGAACGGGTAACCAGTGAAGAAATCCGGCTGACAGACGGGCGGATCCTTGAACGGGATTACGTCCCGATCTCTCTCGGTGACGGACAAAATGAAAACCTCTGGTTGTACAGGGATATCACAGAACGAAAACAGGCCGAGGCGCGATTAAAGGAGAGTGAAGCCCGGTTCCGCCAGATCGCCGAAAACATAGAGGAGGTCTTTTATATCACAGATCCGGACAAAAATAAAATGCTCTATATCAGTCCGGGATATGAGGAAGTGTGGGATCGCCCGGTTGACGAATTATATGAAAAAGCCACAGCCTTTCTGCTATATATCCACCCGGAAGACCGCGAGCGGGTGCAAGACCGACTGCCCCTGCAAAAGACAGGCGAATTTGATGAAACCTATCGCATCATCCGTCCAGACAATTCGATCCGGTGGGTACGCGACCAGGCCTATCCCATCGAAAATGAAGACGGCGAGGTGTACCGGGTGGTCGGGGTTGCCCAGGATATCACGGATTTGATTGAAACCCAGCAGGCGTTGCGCAAGTCCGAAGCCCTGTTCCGGGGGATCGTTGAAAACATGGAAGAGGGATTTTATCGGACAACACCAGCGGGAGAAATTCGGATGGTTAACCCGCAATTCGCCCATATGCTGGGGTACGACGTTCCAGATAAATTCGAGGGCCAGTTTATCTCCGAGCTTGACCATTTTCGGGAGTATCCCCGCGACGAGTTCATTGATACAATCTTGAACCACGGTGTGGTGCGCAACTTCCAATCAACCTGGATACACCGGGACGGTCACGAAATTACTGTCAAAGAAAACGCTCATGCCGTGAAAAACGATCAGGGTAATGTGCTCTATTATGAGGGCACCGTGGAGGATATAACCGAACAGAAAAAGCTCGAACAGCAACTAATCCAATCACAAAAAGTGGAATCACTGGGCCAGGTTGCCGGTGGTATAGCCCATGACTTTAACAATGTTCTGGCCACCATCAGCGGTGCGATACAAATGATCCAGGTCCAGATAGATGAGGGTGACATCGCCCACTATTTTGATATGGCATTTACAGCCATGGACCGCGGCGAAACAGTGACGGATCGCCTGTTAACCTTTACCCGTTCAGGGACACCGCAAGTGGAGCCGGTTGCATTGCAGGCGTTGCTCTATGATATCCAGAAAATGGCAGAATACACCCTGCCTGCGTCCGTAGATGTGACGGTGGAAAAATATGCTGCGAATGATTTGGTGCTGGCCGAACGGACCCAACTCCAGCAAGTCCTGATCAATATGTGTATCAACGCCGCTCATGCGATGGAGGAACAGGGCACGGTGACTCTCGGGATACGGGACGCGACGCCGGAGGAGTATCAAACGCACAAACCAGAAACAGACTCCCCATACCTCTGTATTGAAGTCACTGATACCGGTGCCGGGATGGACCGGAAGACCCAGGAGCGGATCTTTGAGCCTTTTTTTACTACCAAGGAACATGGGCAGGGCACCGGCCTTGGATTGGCAGTCGCGCAGAAGATCATTACCAATCACGATGGTTGGATTGATGTGGAGAGCGCCGTGGGGAAAGGGACCACTTTTGTGATCGGCTTGCCCATGACTGAGGATACTGTGGAATCCGAAGTACCGGAACAACCGATTATGGAGTATACTGCCAATGGTGAACAGATTTATCTCATCGAAGATGAATCGCCATTGCGCGCTTTATTACAGGAAACACTCGAATCCGTTGGTTATACAGTCACCACCGCCAAAAATGGTCAGGAAGGTATCGAACGATTTGAGACGCTGGAGAGCCCGGTGTCACTCCTCATCACTGATTTAGGCCTTCCGGATATGAGCGGAGAACAGGTGGCGGCAACTATTCGTGAGGATTATCCGGACCTCCCTCTGATTGCCATTACCGGGTATGTGGATGCCGAAAAAGATCGGAGTCTGAAGGACCAGGGATTTCAGGCAGTCCTAAAGAAACCGTTCGATTTACAGGAGGTACTGCATACCATACAAGCGGTGATCGAATCTGAGACACCATAG
- a CDS encoding NrtA/SsuA/CpmA family ABC transporter substrate-binding protein — MRSFKYTEPIVLLLSLMMGLFGCQERPPPTEVRVGTNPYLGDLATYVALEQGYFSDQGLQIDLVKQPSGVKALTLLFQQEVDIAHVADLPIAYIALNPTKYTNTSPPPIYIFADLIYSTHLQGILTRTDHGITSPADLPGKRIGMDMNTSLEYMFDTFLLENNLTREEMELVDLNVNRSADSLLAGSIDAMASWQPYLYETEKQLGQKALRMDPVLNYRIAWLATTTQAFAERNPEVLIRYLEALQSANQYIKRHPDSAMGTLAHHTGVDTSVIRGIWNIVDYQLSLSEPLISTLEDQARWILRNDGQVPHDSIPDFTKFIYFNAMESVHPEGITIIR; from the coding sequence ATGAGATCGTTCAAATATACGGAACCCATCGTGCTGTTGTTGAGTCTCATGATGGGACTCTTCGGGTGTCAGGAGCGGCCTCCACCTACGGAGGTTCGGGTGGGCACCAATCCATACCTGGGCGATTTGGCCACCTACGTCGCACTGGAGCAAGGGTATTTCTCCGATCAGGGATTGCAAATTGATCTGGTGAAGCAACCCTCCGGCGTTAAGGCTCTGACCTTATTATTCCAGCAGGAAGTCGATATTGCGCATGTTGCCGACCTGCCGATAGCCTATATCGCGTTGAATCCCACGAAGTACACAAATACGTCCCCACCTCCCATCTATATTTTTGCGGATTTAATCTACAGTACCCATCTCCAGGGCATTCTCACCCGCACCGATCACGGCATTACCAGCCCTGCCGATCTCCCGGGAAAACGGATTGGCATGGATATGAATACCTCGCTTGAGTATATGTTTGATACGTTTCTGCTAGAAAACAACCTGACCCGGGAAGAAATGGAACTGGTGGATCTCAATGTCAACCGGTCAGCCGATTCTCTGCTTGCAGGATCCATTGATGCCATGGCCTCCTGGCAACCGTATTTATACGAAACAGAAAAACAACTCGGCCAGAAAGCGCTCCGGATGGATCCGGTGTTGAATTATCGTATTGCGTGGCTGGCGACCACGACGCAGGCATTTGCCGAGAGGAATCCCGAGGTGCTGATCCGCTATCTGGAGGCATTGCAATCGGCGAATCAGTACATCAAGCGACACCCGGATTCAGCCATGGGGACTTTGGCACATCACACGGGTGTGGACACCTCGGTCATCCGGGGAATTTGGAATATTGTGGACTATCAACTGTCGCTCAGTGAGCCGTTAATCTCGACACTCGAAGACCAGGCGCGGTGGATTCTCCGGAACGACGGTCAGGTCCCGCATGACAGCATACCGGATTTTACGAAATTCATCTATTTTAACGCCATGGAATCCGTTCACCCGGAAGGGATTACAATAATCCGATGA
- a CDS encoding peptidase, producing the protein MRLTNRISLIVCLICLPITIHSQNTGADTEMLRERINRFAKTQITYDHSLMDTNQRKVVENLYHAAVIMDSLFLDQVYEENPEIKRELQTQTGEKANLQMELFNIMFGPFDRLDGNKPFYGNNQKPAGANYYPGDMTREEFNRWIEEHPEDEEAFESEYTMIRRRNGDLVAIPYSEYYNERLTEAANYLREAAKFAENPTVKRYLNTRADAFLSNDYYESDMAWMDMEDHLIEVVIGPYEVYEDALFNYKAAFECFITLRDPEESAKVAKFAEYLTEMEQHLPIPEEYKNPDRGSESPIVVAQEVFSAGDTKAGVQTLAFNLPNDERVRKAKGSKKVLLKNVNEAKFDKLLRPIAGKILESQQLEYVTFNAFFDHVLMHEMSHGIGPGYITVDGRETEVRDELKETYSTIEECKADILGMYNNIFMVEKGEYPESMVQETWVTYLAGIFRSARFGIGSAHGAGNAIIFNYFLDKGAYEYDESARTVRVNFDKVYEVTESLATTLLTIQATGDYLGAKELIGTYGVLSPEMETVIAELSGVPVDIRPVYEYQQEMME; encoded by the coding sequence ATGCGTTTAACGAACAGAATTAGTCTGATTGTCTGTCTCATCTGTCTTCCGATCACTATTCACTCTCAGAATACAGGAGCGGATACCGAAATGCTACGGGAAAGAATTAACCGGTTCGCAAAAACCCAAATCACCTACGATCACTCCTTGATGGATACGAATCAGCGGAAGGTTGTGGAAAATTTGTACCACGCTGCGGTCATTATGGATTCGTTGTTTCTGGATCAAGTGTACGAAGAAAATCCGGAGATAAAACGGGAGCTTCAGACACAAACCGGCGAAAAAGCGAATCTGCAGATGGAACTCTTTAATATCATGTTCGGACCGTTCGATCGGTTGGATGGCAATAAGCCGTTCTATGGGAATAATCAGAAACCGGCAGGTGCCAACTACTATCCCGGCGATATGACGCGGGAAGAGTTCAATCGCTGGATTGAGGAGCATCCGGAGGACGAAGAGGCGTTTGAGAGCGAGTATACGATGATCCGAAGACGGAACGGTGATTTGGTTGCGATACCGTATAGCGAGTATTACAACGAGCGACTGACTGAGGCGGCGAACTATCTCAGGGAAGCGGCAAAGTTCGCGGAAAATCCCACGGTGAAGCGGTACCTGAATACACGGGCAGATGCATTCCTGTCGAATGATTATTACGAGAGCGATATGGCGTGGATGGATATGGAAGATCACCTGATTGAGGTGGTGATCGGGCCGTACGAGGTATACGAGGATGCACTGTTTAATTACAAGGCGGCGTTCGAGTGTTTTATCACACTCCGGGATCCGGAGGAGAGCGCCAAGGTGGCTAAATTTGCGGAATATCTTACGGAGATGGAGCAGCATCTGCCTATCCCGGAGGAGTATAAAAATCCCGACCGCGGATCGGAATCCCCGATAGTCGTGGCCCAGGAGGTCTTTTCTGCGGGAGATACAAAAGCCGGTGTCCAGACGTTGGCGTTTAATCTCCCGAATGATGAGCGGGTCCGGAAAGCCAAGGGCTCGAAAAAGGTGCTGTTGAAAAATGTCAACGAGGCAAAATTCGATAAACTGCTCCGCCCCATCGCCGGGAAAATATTAGAGTCACAGCAGTTGGAATATGTGACATTCAATGCATTTTTCGACCACGTATTGATGCACGAAATGTCTCACGGTATCGGACCGGGGTATATCACCGTGGATGGACGTGAGACGGAAGTCCGCGATGAACTGAAAGAAACGTATTCCACTATTGAGGAGTGCAAGGCGGACATCCTTGGGATGTATAACAATATTTTTATGGTGGAAAAGGGTGAGTATCCGGAATCCATGGTCCAGGAGACCTGGGTGACGTATTTGGCCGGTATTTTTCGGTCGGCCCGGTTCGGCATCGGTTCTGCCCATGGGGCCGGGAACGCCATCATCTTTAACTATTTTCTGGATAAGGGCGCATACGAGTATGATGAATCGGCGCGGACTGTCCGCGTGAACTTTGATAAAGTCTATGAAGTGACCGAATCGCTGGCGACAACGTTATTGACGATTCAGGCGACTGGTGATTATCTCGGTGCCAAAGAATTAATCGGCACCTATGGGGTGCTCTCCCCTGAGATGGAAACTGTCATCGCAGAACTCTCCGGTGTACCGGTGGATATCAGACCGGTTTACGAATACCAACAGGAGATGATGGAATAA